The genome window TGGGACGACGCGACCGGCCTGCTGCTGCAGACCATGTCGCGCCACCTCGAGGACTACATCGACCGCTACCGCATGCTGGTCATGGGCTCGCTCTCGCCCACGCTGGCCCACCCGCGCAGCGGCCAGCCGACCGTGCTCAGCCTCGAGAACTTCGACGAAGTGGGCAAGCCCAACCTCGAAGACCTGATGCGCACCCTGTACAGGCCGGGCAGCGTCAACCTGCAGAAGTACCTGCGCGGCACGGGCGGCTACCACCACTGGCATTCCGAGATCTATCCGCAGAACGCAACCTGCGAATCGCTGCACCGGGTGCTGCTGTGGCAGTTCTACCTGAACGACGTCGAGGAAGGCGGCGAGACCGAATTCCTCTACCAGCAGCGCAGCATCGCGCCGAAGAAGGGCCGGCTGGTGATCGCGCCGGCCGGCTTCACCCACACCCACAAGGGCCATGTGCCCAGAAGCGGCGACAAGTACATCGCCACCTCCTGGATCCTCTACCAGCGCGCCGAAACCCTGTTCGGCCAGGGTTGAACGCATGCACCAGCCTGGTGCATGCATGTGCTAAGAAAGTACGATAAGTAGTCAGAAAATTCTTATATATGTTCGTAAACGAACTGAATTTTCCAAAAATAAACTTGTCATAAAATTGTACATACGAATCGTGCGCGGCGAACTGAGCCGTAATATGCATGCTCCCACCCACCCGACGAGGAGATGCTCATGACGTGCACTGCAGTCGTATCAGATGAAGTACCGCCGGCCCGGCCGGCGGCGAGGGGAAGAACGGCGGCGCTGGGCAGCGCCGCCCTGCTGGCCGGGCTGCTGGCCTGCCAGCCGGCGCTGGCCCAGACCATCAGCATCCAGCCCACCATGATGGGCGGGGTCAACAACCTGGGCAACAGCAACGGCAACGCGGCCGGCGCCAACATGATCACCGGTCTCACCGACGGCAAGCTGTACAACAGCTACGCTGTGTTCTACATCCCGCCCGGCGAATACGAGAAGGCCAGCCTGAGCTTTTCTTCCTTCGCTCCCGAAGGCTCGCTGTTCCCCGAAAGCCGCATCGGCATCTTCGACGTCTCCACCTACTACATGCAGTTCGCCGACACCTTCCGCCCCGGCGTGGAGGCCTATGCCGACCTGGGTTCCGGCATCCAGTACGGCAGCGCCCTGCTCGGTTCGGGCCCGGCCGAGGTGACGCTCTCGGGCGGCGCCCTGTACGACATCAACGCCACCGCGGGGCGCTACTTCATGCTGGGCTTCACCAGCTTCACCGCCAACGCCCTCGGCATCGGCGCCGAAGGCGAACAGCTCACCGTCATCAACGGCGTGGGCCGCCCTCCTCCTCCCTTCTACCTCCAGCTCGACATCGCCGCGCCGGTGCCCGAACCCTCGGCCTGGGCCATGGGCGGCGCCGGCCTGCTGCTGCTCGGCCTGCGCGCACGCCGACGGCAGGCGCGAACACCCGCCCTGTCCTGAAGCACGGGCCTGACCGGGCCCACCGAACCTGACTCCGCTATCGATGCGCCCGTACGCCGGGCGCCGCATCCGTTCGCACTTTTTTTGGAAGGACATCATGAACACCCCGTTTCGACGCATCTTCCACAGCGCCCTGCTCGGCCTGTGCCTGGCGGCCGCCGCGCCCCTGCACGCCGAGACCATCGACTTCGATACCCTGGCGCCGCAGGCGCTGCACGTGGGGCAAAGCATCGCCGCCGGCGGCTACCTGTTCCGCGGCGATTCCGGATTCGCCGACGCCCTGCCGACCGACCTGGTCGGCGGCATCCTCGACGGCGGCAGCGGCGCCTGCGTCTGGCTGCACTGCCCCGAGGGCGCCAGCGGCAGCTACCTGGCCGGCCTAAACGACGGCGTGGTGGTGATCGAACGCGCCGACAGCGCCGCCTTCTCGATCAGCGCCCTGTCGGCCTCCTTCATCGGTCCCTATGCCGGCGCCATCTACCCCTTCGTGCCCGGCATCCTGCGCCTGGAGGGCTTCCGCGCCGACAGGAGCTCGGTCTTGTTCGACATCGAGCTGCCGGCGCTCGGCAAGGAGCTGTCCTTCGCCGACTACAGCACCGGCGCCTTCGCCAGCGAGCAGTTCGTCGCGCTGGCCCTGTTTGCCTTCGCCTGCAACCAGGACGGCGCCTGCTTCGCCTTCCAGACCAACGAGGGCCAGTTCGCGGTCGACAATCTGGAGCTGGTCAGCGCGGTGCCCGAGCCGGGCGCCTGGATCATGCTTGGCGTCGGGCTGCTCGGACTGTTCGCCTATCGCCGCCATGACCGCAAAGCCGTGCGCGAGGTGAAGGAATGAAGCCGCGCCTGTCTTCCACCGTCCTGCTGGGCGTGCTGCTGGCGCCCCTGCTCCAGGCCGGCGCCGCCGATACCCGCCGCCCCTACATCGTGCGCCTGGCCGACGCCCCGGTGGCGTCCTACCAGGGTGGCGTGGACGGCCTGGCCGCCACCCGCACGAGCGCCGGCCGCCGCCTCGACCTGAGCTCGGCCCCGGTGCAGCTGTACGCCGACTACCTGCGCCAGCGCCAGGCCGGGGTCCAGGCCACGGTGGCGTCCGCGCCAGTGCTGCATACCTACCAGCTGGTGTTCAACGGCTTCGCCGCCCTGCTGACCGACGAGGAGGTGCGCCGCCTGAAGGCCAGCCCGGAGGTGGCCGCGATCTCGGCCGACGAGCCGCGCCGCCTGCACACCAGCTACACCCCGACTTTCCTCGGCCTGGACCGCCCGGACGGCCTGTGGAACCGCGCCGGCGGCGCCGACAAGGCCGGCGAGGACGTCATCATCGGCATCATCGACAGCGGCCTGTGGCCGGAGAACCCCGCCTTCGCCGACCGCGTCGACGCGGCCGGCAAGCCGACCTTCGACAACAGCGGCGCCCTCGCCTACGGCCCGCCACCCGCCCACTGGCAAGGCGAATGCCAGACCGGCGAGGCCTTCACGGTGGCCCACTGCAACAACAAGCTGATCGGGGCGCGCTATTTCGACGCCACCTTCCGCGCCGCGATGGAAGCCAGCGGCGGCGAGATGTCCTGGACCGACTTCCGCTCGCCGCGCGACTCGATCGGGGGCGCGCTCGGCAGCGGAGGCCACGGCACCCACACCGCCAGCACGGCGGCCGGCAACCACGGCGTCCAGGCGGTGAGCGGCGGGGTCGCCTTCGGCGCCGTGTCGGGCATGGCGCCGCGCGCGCGGGTGGCGGCCTACAAGGTGTGCTGGAGCTACGCGGATCCGGGCAGCGAAAAGGGCAACGAGGTGAGCTGCTGGACCGGCGACAGCATTCGCGCCATCGAGCAGGCCGTGGCCGACGGCGTGCACGTGCTGAACTATTCGATCAGCGGCGGCTTCACGGTCGCCGATCCGGTCGAGCAGGCCTTCCTGCACGCCTCCAACGCCGGGGTCTTCGTCGCCGCCTCGGGCGGCAACGCCGGCGCGCCCCAGGCCGTGACCCACGTCAGCCCCTGGCTGACCACGGTGGCCGCCTCCACCCACGACCGCTTCATGCAGGCCGAGCTCACGCTCGGCAACGGCGCCAAGTACATCGGCGCGTCGCTCAACGGCAGCGCCCTGCCGGCCGGCACCCCGCTGCTCAACGCCGCCAGCATCGCCCTGCCCGGCGCCGACCCGGCGCGCGCCGCGCTGTGCCCGAGCGCCGGCGCCAACGGCGGCCAGGCGGTGCTCGATCCGGCCAAGGCGCGCGGCGCGATCCTGGTGTGCCGGCGCGGCGACAACGCCCGCCTGGACAAAGGGACTGCGGTGCGCGAGGCCGGCGGCGCCGGCATGGTGCTGGTGGACGACGGCGGCGGCCTGGTGGCCGACCCGCAGGCGGTGCCCGCGCTGCACGTGAGCGAGGAAGACGGCGCGGCCATCCTGGCCTATGTGGCCAAGGGCGGGGCCACGGCGGCGCTGGGCAAGTTCACGATCGGGCGGCGCGGCAGCGCCCCGGTGGTGGCGGGCTTTTCCTCGCGCGGGCCGAACCGCTTCGACCCCAACGTGCTCAAGCCCGACCTGGCCGCGCCCGGCGTCGACATCCTGGCCGGCGTCACGCCGGGGCTGAGCCGGGACCAGCACGCCGACCTGGTCAACGGCAGCTTCGCACCGCCGTCGGACTGGGCCATGTACCAGGGCACTTCGATGGCCAGCCCGCACGTGGCCGGCCTGGCCGCGCTGCTGCGCCAGCGCCACCCCGACTGGTCGCCCTCGGCGATCAAGTCGGCGCTGATGACGACCGCCTACGACACCCTGTTCGACGGCCAGTACGGCGAGATGGCGGGCTACGCGCCCTGGGGACAGGGAGCGGGCCACGTCGATCCGAACCGCGCCGACGGCCCGGGACTGGTGTATGCGGCGACGCCCAGCGACTACAGGAAGTACCTGTGCGGCGTGGGCATGGACAAGGAGTGCGGGGAAGGCCGTATCGAGGGCTATGAGCTGAACCAGCCGGGCATCGCGGTCGGCAACGTGGTCGGCACGGTCGTCGTCAAGCGCCGGGTGACCAACGTCGGTTCCACCAGCGCGACCTACACCGGCAAGGTCGAGATGAGCGGCTTCGACGCCGTGCTCTCGCCCTCTTCGCTCACCCTGGCGCCCGGAGAGAGCAAGGACTTCACGCTGTCGCTGACGCGCACCAGCGCGGTCGAGCGCGTGTGGCGGGTCGGCAAGCTGACCTGGACCGACGGCAAGCACGTGGTGCGCAGCCCGATCATCGCGCGCATCGGACGCGACGTGGTGGCGCCGAACATCCTGCACTCCGAGAAAACCAGCGGCAGCAGCATGATCGCGGTGTTCACCGACTTCAGCGGCCGCATGGGGGCGACCCCGCGCGGGCTGCGCGAGATCGAGCGCACCAGCCTGCGGGTCGGCCAGGCGGCGCGCTACGACACGCCGGCGCGGTTGCAGGCGGCCTGCCGCGCCGGGGCGCCCGGGGTCCTGGCGCGGCCGGTGGCGATTCCAGCCGGGACCGCGGTGGCCCTGTTCGAGCTGTTCGACCGCGACACCGGCGCGCCGGGCGAGGACGACCTCGACCTGGCGGTGCTGGGGCCGGACGGCGCCCTGGCCAGCTCCAGCATGGCCAGCGGCTCGAACGAGCAGGCGATCCTGTCGGCCCCGGCGGCCGGCGAGTACCGGGTGTGCGTGGTCGGGCACCGGGCGGCCAACGGTTCGTCGGTCGATTTCGCGCTGTCCTCCGCGCTGGTGGGCGGTGGTGGCGCGGGGAACCTGAGCGCCAGCGTGCCGCCGCGCGTGTACGCGGGCCGGACCGCGACGGTGAACCTGAGCTGGTCGGGGCTGGAGGCGGGCAAGCGCTATGTGGGCGCCCTGCAGTACCTGGGCCGGACCGGGGCGCCGGCGGCGACCACGGTGCTGATGGTGGAGACCGACGATCCGGTGCCGCTGGCGCGCGCGGAACGCGCGGCGCAGGTGGGTGATTCGGGGCGTTGATCAGGCGTTCGCTTCGCCTTGCTGACCGCTAGTCCGCTGCCCTCACACGTCGTTCCGGCGAAGGCCGGAACCCAAGTTTTCATGCGCAGCCACAAGCGTCTCAAAATAGCTGTTGCGCGAGCAAACTTGGGTTCCGGCGGGGCCGCCGAGGCCTGCGCCGGAACGACGGTTTGTGGCAGGTGGCCAAAAAAGGAAAAGCCGTGGGCAGCTCAGGCTGCGCACGGCTTTTTTTTACCGGGCCGGCTTGGGCCGGATTGGACGGCGCTCAGGTATTGTTGACCACCAGCCTCGGCTCCCCACCCGCGAAGCGCTGGCGGATCGAGGCTGCGATGCCCTTGGCGTCCAGGCCCACCGAGGCCAGCAGCGCCGCCGGGTCGCCCTGGTCGATGAACTTGTCCGGCAGGCCCAGGTTCAGCACCGGCTTGGCGATGCCGGCCGCGGCCAGCGCCTCCATCACGGCGGCGCCTGCGCCGCCCATCACGCAGCCCTCTTCCACCGTCACCAGGTAGTCGTGCTCCTTGGCCAGGCGCGCGACCAGTTCGACGTCGAGCGGCTTCACGAAACGCATGTTGGCGACCGTCGCATCCAGCTCCTCGCCCGCCTTCAGGCTCGGGGCGACCATCGATCCGAAGGCCAGGATCGCGATGCCCTTGCCTTCGCGCCGCACTTCGCCCTTGCCGATCTCGATCGAGCTCAGCTCCGGCTGGATCGCCGCGCCCACGCCGGCGCCGCGCGGGTAGCGCACCGCGGCCGGGCCGGGGAAGTGGTAGGCGGTGGTCAGCATCTGGCGGCACTCGTTCTCGTCCGAGGCGGCCATCACCACCATGTTCGGGATGCAGCGCAGGTAGGCCAGGTCGTAGTTGCCGGCGTGGGTCGCGCCGTCGGCGCCCACCAGGCCCGCGCGGTCGAGCGCGAAGGTCACGTCCAGGTTCTGCAGCGCCACGTCGTGGATCAGCTGGTCGTAGGCGCGCTGCAGGAAGGTCGAATAGATCGCCACCACCGGCTTCAGGCCCTCGGTCGCGATGCCGGCGCCGAAGGTCACCGAGTGCTGCTCGGCGATGCCGACGTCGAAGTAGCGCTCCGGGTACTCCTGGTGGAAACGCACCATGCCCGAGCCTTCGCGCATCGCCGGCGTGATGCCGACCAGGCGCTTGTCGACCGCCGCCATGTCGCACAGCCAGTTGCCGAACACCTCGGTGTAGGTCAGCTTGCTCGGCGCGGGCGCCGGCTTGATGCCTTCGGCCGGATTGAACTTGCCGGTGCCGTGGTACAGGATGGGTTCGGCCTCGGCCAGCTTGTAGCCCTGGCCCTTCTTGGTCACCACGTGCAGGAACTGCGGGCCCTTGAGCTTGCGGATGTTCTCCAGGGTCGGGATCAGCGAATCGAGGTCGTGGCCGTCGATCGGGCCGATGTAGTTGAAGCCGAATTCCTCGAACATGGTCGCCGGCACCACCATGCCCTTGGCGTGTTCTTCCAGCTTGCGCGCCAGGTCGAGCACCGGGCCAGGCAGTACGCTCTTGCCCACGTTCTTGGCGGCGGCGTAGAACTGGCCGCTCATCAGGCGCGCCAGGTAGCGGTTCAGCGCCCCCACCGGCGGCGAGATCGACATGTCGTTGTCGTTCAGGATGACCAGCAGGTTGACGTCGTCCTCGACGCCCGCGTTGTTCAGCGCCTCGAAGGCCATGCCGGCGGTCATCGAGCCGTCGCCGATCACGGCGATCGCGTGGCGCTCCTCGCCCTTGAGCTTGGCCGCCTGGGCCATGCCCAGGGCCGCCGAGATCGAGGTCGACGAGTGCGCGGTGCCGAAGGTGTCGTAGATGCTCTCGTCGCGCTTGGGGAAGCCGGACAGGCCGTTCAGCTGGCGCAGGGTGGGCATGCGCTCGCGGCGGCCGGTCAGGATCTTGTGCGAATAGGTCTGGTGGCCCACGTCCCACACGATGCGGTCGTGCGGGGTGTTGAACACGTAGTGCAGCGCGATCGTCAGTTCGACCGTACCCAGGTTCGAGGACAGGTGGCCGCCGGTCTTGGAGACGGAATCGAGCAGGAACTGGCGCAGCTCGTGGGCGAGCGGG of Massilia sp. KIM contains these proteins:
- a CDS encoding 2OG-Fe(II) oxygenase, which gives rise to MDDFIGVYDGALSAAQCDALVARFEASDKVARGRTGQGVDVQKKDSYDLTITALREWDDATGLLLQTMSRHLEDYIDRYRMLVMGSLSPTLAHPRSGQPTVLSLENFDEVGKPNLEDLMRTLYRPGSVNLQKYLRGTGGYHHWHSEIYPQNATCESLHRVLLWQFYLNDVEEGGETEFLYQQRSIAPKKGRLVIAPAGFTHTHKGHVPRSGDKYIATSWILYQRAETLFGQG
- a CDS encoding PEP-CTERM sorting domain-containing protein, coding for MTCTAVVSDEVPPARPAARGRTAALGSAALLAGLLACQPALAQTISIQPTMMGGVNNLGNSNGNAAGANMITGLTDGKLYNSYAVFYIPPGEYEKASLSFSSFAPEGSLFPESRIGIFDVSTYYMQFADTFRPGVEAYADLGSGIQYGSALLGSGPAEVTLSGGALYDINATAGRYFMLGFTSFTANALGIGAEGEQLTVINGVGRPPPPFYLQLDIAAPVPEPSAWAMGGAGLLLLGLRARRRQARTPALS
- a CDS encoding NF038120 family PEP-CTERM protein, giving the protein MNTPFRRIFHSALLGLCLAAAAPLHAETIDFDTLAPQALHVGQSIAAGGYLFRGDSGFADALPTDLVGGILDGGSGACVWLHCPEGASGSYLAGLNDGVVVIERADSAAFSISALSASFIGPYAGAIYPFVPGILRLEGFRADRSSVLFDIELPALGKELSFADYSTGAFASEQFVALALFAFACNQDGACFAFQTNEGQFAVDNLELVSAVPEPGAWIMLGVGLLGLFAYRRHDRKAVREVKE
- a CDS encoding S8 family peptidase yields the protein MKPRLSSTVLLGVLLAPLLQAGAADTRRPYIVRLADAPVASYQGGVDGLAATRTSAGRRLDLSSAPVQLYADYLRQRQAGVQATVASAPVLHTYQLVFNGFAALLTDEEVRRLKASPEVAAISADEPRRLHTSYTPTFLGLDRPDGLWNRAGGADKAGEDVIIGIIDSGLWPENPAFADRVDAAGKPTFDNSGALAYGPPPAHWQGECQTGEAFTVAHCNNKLIGARYFDATFRAAMEASGGEMSWTDFRSPRDSIGGALGSGGHGTHTASTAAGNHGVQAVSGGVAFGAVSGMAPRARVAAYKVCWSYADPGSEKGNEVSCWTGDSIRAIEQAVADGVHVLNYSISGGFTVADPVEQAFLHASNAGVFVAASGGNAGAPQAVTHVSPWLTTVAASTHDRFMQAELTLGNGAKYIGASLNGSALPAGTPLLNAASIALPGADPARAALCPSAGANGGQAVLDPAKARGAILVCRRGDNARLDKGTAVREAGGAGMVLVDDGGGLVADPQAVPALHVSEEDGAAILAYVAKGGATAALGKFTIGRRGSAPVVAGFSSRGPNRFDPNVLKPDLAAPGVDILAGVTPGLSRDQHADLVNGSFAPPSDWAMYQGTSMASPHVAGLAALLRQRHPDWSPSAIKSALMTTAYDTLFDGQYGEMAGYAPWGQGAGHVDPNRADGPGLVYAATPSDYRKYLCGVGMDKECGEGRIEGYELNQPGIAVGNVVGTVVVKRRVTNVGSTSATYTGKVEMSGFDAVLSPSSLTLAPGESKDFTLSLTRTSAVERVWRVGKLTWTDGKHVVRSPIIARIGRDVVAPNILHSEKTSGSSMIAVFTDFSGRMGATPRGLREIERTSLRVGQAARYDTPARLQAACRAGAPGVLARPVAIPAGTAVALFELFDRDTGAPGEDDLDLAVLGPDGALASSSMASGSNEQAILSAPAAGEYRVCVVGHRAANGSSVDFALSSALVGGGGAGNLSASVPPRVYAGRTATVNLSWSGLEAGKRYVGALQYLGRTGAPAATTVLMVETDDPVPLARAERAAQVGDSGR
- the dxs gene encoding 1-deoxy-D-xylulose-5-phosphate synthase — its product is MKLLETINDPADLRQLPRTQLTPLAHELRQFLLDSVSKTGGHLSSNLGTVELTIALHYVFNTPHDRIVWDVGHQTYSHKILTGRRERMPTLRQLNGLSGFPKRDESIYDTFGTAHSSTSISAALGMAQAAKLKGEERHAIAVIGDGSMTAGMAFEALNNAGVEDDVNLLVILNDNDMSISPPVGALNRYLARLMSGQFYAAAKNVGKSVLPGPVLDLARKLEEHAKGMVVPATMFEEFGFNYIGPIDGHDLDSLIPTLENIRKLKGPQFLHVVTKKGQGYKLAEAEPILYHGTGKFNPAEGIKPAPAPSKLTYTEVFGNWLCDMAAVDKRLVGITPAMREGSGMVRFHQEYPERYFDVGIAEQHSVTFGAGIATEGLKPVVAIYSTFLQRAYDQLIHDVALQNLDVTFALDRAGLVGADGATHAGNYDLAYLRCIPNMVVMAASDENECRQMLTTAYHFPGPAAVRYPRGAGVGAAIQPELSSIEIGKGEVRREGKGIAILAFGSMVAPSLKAGEELDATVANMRFVKPLDVELVARLAKEHDYLVTVEEGCVMGGAGAAVMEALAAAGIAKPVLNLGLPDKFIDQGDPAALLASVGLDAKGIAASIRQRFAGGEPRLVVNNT